The following DNA comes from Hordeum vulgare subsp. vulgare chromosome 3H, MorexV3_pseudomolecules_assembly, whole genome shotgun sequence.
CAGAAACTATGGAAGATCTAGCTGGCTTCCAGGTAATTATAACAATCATACATACACGCAGCACTAGTTCCTACAACATACATAAGATGTGTTTTGAGTTACTTACTGGACGAAGTGGAAGGCAAAAAGGGCTGAACATATAATTAGACTTGGGTGAACTCCAGTCTCGAGGATGATGATATTTACATGTAGCGCCAAATTTACAATCTCCTGTCCTCATGTAATACTGACACTCAGGCTGCCCTGGCCGCTCAGGGAATCCATGTTCTTGTTGATTATTGCTTGATTGTATAGTTGAGGAAGAGTAAGGCATGTAAGGACCACCATAAGCAATTGTAGAGGAAGATCCATGGTGCCCTATGCCATACATATGTCCAGCTTGAACAGTTTGTTGTGCTCCACCTGATGCTACAGGGTTTACTGAAGCCTGCATCAAACAGAAGAGTTTTTAGTTGGAGGAAAATATTTATCTTGTTGCATGAAATTCTCAGGTAACATTTTCCTTTATTTGTTTTCTATGAATGCATATGCCACTAATCTACACTTTACATATTCACCAATCATTGCTTCACATCTTTACAtaagttatactccctccgtacctaaatataagtcttttaagatatttcattaggtgtctacatacggagcaaaatgaatgaatctatacttttaagtatgcctatatacatccgtatgtagtctattagtgaaacctctagaaagacttatatttaggaacggagggagtagttgttatGACATGTGAGTTATGACCCTTAATTCCTTTTTGCATTTGAGACCTGATACATAACCAAACCTATTTTTTGTAACTCAAGTTAGTTACCGGATAAGGGCTCCATCCTTGCAAGGGGATCATTCCGGACGATAGCATCATTGGAGTGTACGAGCCTGGCATGTATGATCCAGGGACTACAGGCGGCCTTCCCATTTGCCAATTTGTAAGAGGGGCGTATGGATGAGGCGAAGATACAGTTGACGACTGCAATGGTGGATAAATTCCAGGAGTAACTGGAACACCACCAAATTCTGGATGATGAAATTTACATGTCGAACCAAACTTGCATTGTCCAGTCTTCATGTAGTAGGAGCACTCTTTCTCACCCTGCATTTCGTTGGTATCAATAACTTTCCATACAGATACTAGGTGAAAGATTTCACTAAAGAAGCAATGTTTTTGGAGAGAATTTTCACACCGGGCGTAGAGGGAATCCATTACTGTTTAACATCACAGGCTGCACAGAACCATCTTGCTTAGGATGGTGATATTTGCAATTGGAACCAAATTTGCAAGTCCCAGTCTTCATGTAATACTGTAAAAAATACAAAAGAGTAAGTCCAAACAGTTAACAAGTCATCTGACAGAACATAAAATGGGCAGGATGCTGAATACCCTGCCAGACATTACTAAAATTTTAGTTGTTGGCTCTGTATGCCAGTCAAGGAACAGCAAGTAAGTGGCCAACTGGATGCATGCAGATGGTGTGCAGGAGTTGGTGCATGCATGCTCAAGAGTGTGACTGATGCTCCTTTTTTGTAAGGTAGTAATTAAATTTGAGCCTGAAACTGTTAGATTTATGTACCTCACATACTGGTTGACCCAACCGCTCCGGGTAGTCCAATGCTACTGCATTCTTTGCGCCTCCACCAAACTACAATTTTGAAAAAATGGAAAACAGTGATTACTCCATTTGTCATATATTGCAAAACTGTAAATATGATTCCTAGAATTCAACTGGAAGAGATAAACTCCTGTTTATGTTCTAGGTTAAACTAAGATTACTGCCTAAATAGTATAGTAGAAACAAAATCAATATCCTAGGCCCATAGCAGAAAAGAGATATCCTTAACGGAAACATGGAAAGTATTGAAGCCATGATAAATCATTTATGAAAACCATTCCATGATGGAAGCAGCTTTACTAATGTCAAATTACCAACTTTAACTGCTAATGGTAAGCAGTACGCGAAGTATCTTTGGCAAATTAAGCAAGTCAAATAGCATTTAATCCACCAAAACAAGGGTCAAATGGAAGGTACTACCAACTGTGAGATGGATTTATATATACAGATACAGCAAAAAGCATATGAACCATCTAGAACAAAACTGTTGAGGACAGCTCTGAACCTCTGTGATTGATGTTTATACATGTATTTCGTTTTTCCATGCATTTGACATAGAAATCTAAGCACACGCGACTGCCAAGAGGGGGGTGGGGGGTATAGCCTTTTATGTTATCATGGTCAACATGGCATTGGCATGATATAAGATGGATTAAATGGAGAATGGGGAAGTGGGAGAAATGTATGTAGTGACACCTAGTAAGCTTAGTAGCCCATAAAAGCCAAACTAGTAAGTATAAAGCTGCTAATGCAGTGAAACGATTGGCATAGCGGGAGTGGAGAAGAGAAACACTCTGCAGAGCATCCATGACTTTGTGCTTCCAAAAGGATATCCAGTAGGCGGtctaggttcaggtacccccaccATGAAGACTATCATGCTGCCGCCTCGTCAGTGCTAGGAAGACACCACCGAGAGTTGCACGAGCGG
Coding sequences within:
- the LOC123443414 gene encoding zinc finger CCCH domain-containing protein 6-like isoform X2; amino-acid sequence: MEPHPAAAAGGGGGEGEAGRGADPDTGLEGSMWRMGLAGDGGGEGDGARLPERPDQADCIYYLRTGACGFGDRCRYNHPRDRGGTEFGGGAKNAVALDYPERLGQPVCEYYMKTGTCKFGSNCKYHHPKQDGSVQPVMLNSNGFPLRPGEKECSYYMKTGQCKFGSTCKFHHPEFGGVPVTPGIYPPLQSSTVSSPHPYAPLTNWQMGRPPVVPGSYMPGSYTPMMLSSGMIPLQGWSPYPASVNPVASGGAQQTVQAGHMYGIGHHGSSSTIAYGGPYMPYSSSTIQSSNNQQEHGFPERPGQPECQYYMRTGDCKFGATCKYHHPRDWSSPKSNYMFSPFCLPLRPGAQPCSYYAQNGYCRYGVACKYDHPMAKDPSVNQVGSPVAASEPSGSILPKGVFPPDTVMRAQTNTTTGGSSSPGGGR
- the LOC123443414 gene encoding zinc finger CCCH domain-containing protein 6-like isoform X1 produces the protein MEPHPAAAAGGGGGEGEAGRGADPDTGLEGSMWRMGLAGDGGGEGDGARLPERPDQADCIYYLRTGACGFGDRCRYNHPRDRGGTEFGGGAKNAVALDYPERLGQPVCEYYMKTGTCKFGSNCKYHHPKQDGSVQPVMLNSNGFPLRPGEKECSYYMKTGQCKFGSTCKFHHPEFGGVPVTPGIYPPLQSSTVSSPHPYAPLTNWQMGRPPVVPGSYMPGSYTPMMLSSGMIPLQGWSPYPASVNPVASGGAQQTVQAGHMYGIGHHGSSSTIAYGGPYMPYSSSTIQSSNNQQEHGFPERPGQPECQYYMRTGDCKFGATCKYHHPRDWSSPKSNYMFSPFCLPLRPGAQPCSYYAQNGYCRYGVACKYDHPMGTLGYSSSPFPLSDVPIAPYPLGFSIATLAPSSSSPDLRPEYISAKDPSVNQVGSPVAASEPSGSILPKGVFPPDTVMRAQTNTTTGGSSSPGGGR